AAACCGACCCCACGCGGCTGGGAACCTCGCTCGGAAAGACCTTTCTCAGCGGCACCCAGGATTGGACGACCGTGAGGATCACGCGGCTGACCTCGACTCCGGGAACCTACACGGCCTATGTGGATGGCCATGACATGGTGACGGGCGCACCCTTGCGTGCCGAAATCCCCGCCTACATCCAGTGAGCCGAGGCGGGCCGCGCGTTCCGACTCACTTCTCCGCGAGGCCTTCGAGCACCCGGGACCAGTGCTCGCGCATGGCCTCGCGGGCCTTCGCGTCCGGCAGCTTCTCCAGGTGTACGTGGAGGGAGGCGCCTCGTGCCTTCGGCACCAGGGTGAGCTGCAGCGTCGCGGGTTTCTTCCAGCCGTCTGGCTGCCAGGTCATGCGGATGCGCTGTCCGGGCTTCACCACGCGGACCTCGCCGCGTGCGCCGGGGGCTCCACGGCGCTTGGGAACTTCGTAGCCCGCTCCCGGCTCGAGCGTCAGCTTCGCGCCGGCACCGAGCCACCGCTCCGCCTGGGTGGCAATCCGCTCCCACAGTTCATCGGCACGCAGCGGCAGCGTGCGCACGACGCCTACTTGGAAGCCCGTGGCCGCCGTCTCGCCCACGACCCGCTTGCCGCGGGCCTGCTCGTACGCCACGGCAATGGACTGCTGCCACCACGTGGACTCCACCTCCCGGGCCAGGTGCGCGACGAGCTGCTTGTGGTTCAGCTCGCCTGCACCCGCCGCGTCCAGCGCGCGCATCCACGCCTTCCAGTCCCGCCCGGTCGCCTCCTTGACGGCGCTGTCCGTCACGCGGTCGGTGATGAGCGCCTTCTTCGTGGCCGCCTTCTTCTTCACGCTCGAGGGCTTCTTCCCGCGCGCGGCGATTTCCGCGAGTCGTGCCTGCACCAACGCCTTCACCAGCTTCGCCGGAAGCGGCTTGTCGGGCGGAAAGGTCACGCCGCTCTTCGACGTGGTGTAGCCGTCTAGCTGCTCCTTCAGCGCCGGTACCACGCCGCCGCTGAAGGGGTAGTAGCCGCAGTGGTTCTTGAAGAAGGCGAAGCCGGCCACGGCGTTCCCGTCCACCTTGAAGGTGGGCATCTGGTAGCTGATGGTCTCGACCGCTCCCGGAAGCAGCTTGCGGAGCTGCATGCGCAGCGCCCCTAGCGTCTTCTTCGCCGCCGGGTTCTCCAGTCCCGCCAGGTATGCGTCGATGGGTTGCAGACCTCTGCTCTTCGTCGCCATGGTTTTTGGTCCCCAGGTGTTCTCGGAACGGATTGTCCCCGCCCAGAGCCTCCAGCGCCACCGCGACGTACCTGGTTACAGGCGACCGAGGGGAGGCCAAGCCCAGGATTGACACATCTGGCGGGGACTTATAGTCCAGCCGCATGAGCGGGCAACGGCTGGGCGAGACCCTCGTGGAACGACGTCCCCGAATTGAACTCGGTGTCGAGCTGCGCGCGACATCCGTGGGTGAGGTCCGACACCTGCTGCCTTCCGCCCATTCCATCATTGTCCATGCTGGGGAGCCCGTTCGAACGTCGTGTCATTCGAACCGCATGCGCTCGATTCGCACACGAGGCGACATCTTCTTCATTCCCGCCGGAGTACTTGATGAGTGGGTCGATGACGATGCGAGCAGTTCCGTGGAGCTCCGGCTGCCAGCAGCGCTCTTGCGTCGGGTCGCGGAAGACATGGGGCTGGATCCCGACCGTATAGGACTCGAGCCGCGACACCAGTTCAGAGAAGCGCAGATCGAGCATCTCGCATGGGCGCTCGAGGCGGAGTGCCGCGCCGGTTTCCCGAACGGGCTGCTCTACAGCGAGAGCCTGGGCCTGGCGCTCGCGGCGCACCTGCTGACCCGCTACCGAGCGCCCGTGGAGGCGCGAGGAGGCCTGTCGAAACGACAGCTTCAGCGCGTCATCGAGTACATCGAGGCGCACCTCGATCAGAACCTCTCGCTCACACGCCTCGCGAGTGTGGCCGAAGCCAGCACATCGCATTTCAAGGTCTTGTTCAAGCGCTCGATGGGACTACCGGTGCATGAGTACGTGATGCACCGGCGGGTGGAGCGCGCCAGGAGCTTGCTCGTGCACGGAGAGCTTCCCGCGAGCGAAGTCGCGCTGGAAGCCGGGTTCTCGCACCAGAGCCATATGGCGCGCTGGATGAGGCGTGTTCTCGGCGTGACCCCGACGTCTGTCGTGCGTCGCCGCAACCACGTCACTTCATGAACTTGTTGAGAACGGCGAAGTCATCCTGAGCGTGGCCAGCCTGGAGGGCCGCTTGGAAGAGCTGGCCGAACGCGGCTGGTACGGCATGATGAATTCCGTGCTCCTCGCACAGCTCGATCAGGTGTCGAAGCGCCCCATGGTGTGCCTCGACCGTCGCAAGCGTCTTCTCATCGCCGGCGAAGCGGCCAGTCTGGATCCGTTTCACGAAATCGGTCACGGCTCCGTCCACCATAGGCTTGGTCGCCTGGACGTATTCCATGTAGGCCCCGAGCGGAAGCCCTTCGGCTTCGCAGACGGACACTGCCTGAAGCACACCGAACATCGAGCCCCACAAGAAAGAGAGAAGTGCGCTGTCGAGAGCGGAGGCGTGGCCCACGTCGCTTCCCACATGGAGGGAATTTCCCCCGAGCACGAGGAGGACGGGTTTGTATTTCTCGAAGAGCGCACCCGGTCCAGAATACAGAATGGTGCCTCCAGGCTCGCCGATGAAGTTCGGAGTCCCCATGATGGCTCCATCCAGGTATTGGAGCTCGTGCTGTCGAGCCCACGCGGCCATTTCCCTCGCCTGTCTGGGCGAGCCCGACGTCAACTGGACGATCAGTTTTCCACGCAATCCTTTCGTCACGTCGTCCTGCCGAAGCAGCGCCTCGCTGGTGACGTAGTCGTTCACATTCACGACGACGACCTCCGCATCGGCGACGGCGTCCCGCACCGTCGTCGCGACCCGTGCTCCCAAGGCGGCGAGCGGCGCACACTTGGACTTCGTGCGATTCCAGACTGCAACATTGTACCCCTGCTTGAGAAAAGCACCCACGAGCGCGGAGCCCATACGCCCCGTACCGAGAACCGAAATGCCAGGCTTCATGACGATGTTCCTCTCTCTCCTCTTGCTGGAGAAATGCACTCACGTGTTCAGCCATGAGTACCGCCTCCCCTCCTGATGGGCGCGCACGAATGGATGATTCGAGAGCACGATTGGATGGTTCCCCCATGGCTGTTCGCGCTCTGCTTCCCTAGATTCAGACGGGAGACGGGAGCGCGCCATGGGCACGGACGACAAGCAGCCTTCCTCCGAGACGGTCCGGACGGGAGGCACCGGGAATTCGCGAGAGCAACAGGTGAAGGACTTCCTCGAGGAATATGGCCGCGTCGTGGTTCGGGGCGATGGCAAGCAGGTAGCGGAGCGGTGGGAGGTGCCCGCACTCGTCGTGGCGGACGCGGGCAGCCGGGCGGTGGGGTCGCTCGAGGAGGTGGCGGCCTTCTTTTCGAGTGCCGGCGCGCAGTACATCTCGCGAGGCATCGTCGGCACCCATCCGGTACTCCAACGGCTCGAATGGGTGACGGAGAGACTGGCCCATGTGGACGTGCGCTGGCTCTACCTGGATCAGACGGGGGCCGAGCGTGGGGCGGAGCAGTCCACCTACACCCTGAGGCGCGATGACGCGGGCCGCCTGCGAATCCTGGTCGCACTGCTGCGGGACGTGACACCTCCGACTTCGAATTGAGGTGGAGGGCCGCGCGCTCCGAGTCGTCCTCGTGGGCCGTGGCGTGAGGTGAGGGAAACGCCAGGGATGGTGTGGCGCGTACTGCAAATCACTCCCTCATCCGCCGATGTCGACCGGCTCCTCGCCGCGCTACCCTGTGCATGCACATGGACAGCAACGAGGGACACATGAGACCGGAAGACAAGCAGCACCTGGTGCGCGCCATCGACCTCGCACGACGGGCCCGGGCTCGGGGGGACCACCCCTTCGGCTCGGTGCTGGTGGATGCGAAGGGACGCGTGCTGGTGGAAGGGGAGAACACCCAAGGAACGACGGGCGCCTGCACCGGCCACGCGGAGTCCAACCTCATGGGCGAGGCCACCCGGCGATACCGTCCCGAGGAACTCGTCGGTTCCACCCTCTACGCCAGTACCGAGCCCTGCGCCATGTGCGCGGGTGCCATCTTCTGGGGCGGTGTGCGGCGGGTCGTCTTCGCGCTCTCCTCCGAGGAACTGAGCCAGTTCCTCGACCCCTCCGCGCCCACCCTTCGCATGTCCTGCCGCGACGTCTTCGCCCGCGGCTCCGCGCCCACCGAGGTGGTGGGCCCGGTGGCGCTGCCGGAGGCCCGTGAGGTGCACGAGGGCTTCTGGAAATAAGAGCTTGCCCCCCTCGCGCACGTGCACCGCCCGGGTGCGTCCAGCCCTTTCCCTCCTTTCATCCTGTTTCATTCAGGGAATCCAGGTATATAACCTTTTCCCATGAAAACCTATAAGTGGGCTGCATCCCTCACGCTGGTGGGGGCGACGATGGCGGTGGTGCCGGGCTGTGGAAGCGGTGAGGGCGAGGAGGGGACGGCGCAAGAGGCGGTCACCTCCGCCCCCGCGGAGCTCGCGGCGTGTACGACCCGCATCACCTACGGCGACACGTGGATCCACCCGGGCCGCACGAGCATGGTGGACACGGTGGATGGGCCGGTGACGTGGGATGGCACCTGCGTCAACGAGGGCAGCAATTCCTATGCGGTGCTCTCCAATGGCTGGAAGCCGTACTTCACCGGCAAGAACGCGTGCGTGATGGCCTTCGACACGACGTGCGCGGGCGCGTCCGCGTGCACCACGCGCATCACCTACAACGCGTCGTGGATCCACTCCGGCTCGAACCAGTATGACAACGTGGGCGGGCGGGTGTTCTGGGACCGCTCGTGCACCAACCAGAGCCCCAACTCCTACGCGGTGCTCTCCAATGGCTGGAAGCCCTTCTTCACGGGCTCGAACGCGTGCGGCATGTCGTTCATGTACTCGGGCTGTGGCGGCCTCTACCAGAACCCGGTGGTGGACAGTAGCTGTCCGGACCCGGGCGTCCTCCAGGACGGCAACCGGTACATCGCCGCCTGTACGGGCGGAAACTATGCGCTGCGCACCTCGACGGACCTCGTGACGTGGACGTCCGCGGGCTCCATCTTCTCGTCCACGACCAAACCCACGTGGGCCAAGGGAGACTTCTGGGCGCCGGAGATCCACAAGGTGGGCTCGCGCTACATCGCCTACTTCACCGCGCGCCACACCAATGGCGCGCTGTCGATCGGCGCCGCCACGGCGACCAACCCCCTCGGCCCCTACACCGACCTGGGCCGCCCGCTCATCAACGACACGAGCATGGGGATGATCGACGCCACGATCATGAAGGCCAGCAATGGCACGCCCTACCTCGTGTGGAAGGCGGACGGGAACGCGGTGGGCAAGAAGACGCCCATCTACGGCCAGCAGCTCTCGGCGGATGGCCTGTCGCTCGTGGGCAACCGCGTGCAGCTCATCACCAATGATCTGTCGTGGGAGGGCGGCGTCGTCGAGGCGCCGTGGGTGGTGACGCGCGACGGCTACTACTACCTCTTCTACAGCGGCAACGCCTACTACAACGGCACGTATGCCATTGGCGTGGCGCGCGCGACGAGCCCCCTGGGCCCCTACACGAAGCTCGGCGCCCCCATCCTCAAGACGGTGCCGGGATGGGAGGGCCCCGGTCACGGCTCGGTGGTGACCACGCCCGCGGGTGGCTCGGCCATGGTCTATCACGCGTGGAACGAGGGCCACACGTCGCGCGTGATGCTCGTGGACAACATCATCTGGAGCGGCGGCTGGCCGTCCATGCCCGCCGCTCCCTCGGTGGGCTCGCGTCCCCGCTTCTAGCCGGGCCATGTGCCGGAAGCGTCAGCGCGCCCGGAGGCTGGAGTGGGCGGGGTTGCTCCGCAAGACGTTCGCAGTGGACGTCTTCTCCTGCCCGAGGTGCGGAGGAAGGCGAATGTAGCGCGGGCCGGGACGTCACGGGCTCAGGAGACCCGCCCCGCCTCGCGGAACCACGCCACCTCGTCGGCGAGCGTGTGCGCCAGGGGCCGGAAGCTCGCGCCCAGTTCCGTTCGGGCCTTGCTCGCGGAGACGGTGTTGCGGGCGTGCATGGTGCTCACGCCCTCCACGCTCATCGCCGTGCTCTTCCCGCTCAGCCGCGCCCACAGCTCGAAGGTGGCGGCCACGCCCAACACCAGCGGGTAGGGGAGCTTCTTCGGAGGCTTCCGGCCCGAGAGCGCCGCCAGCTCCCGCATCACGTCCACGAGCGAGGCGTACTCCCCGGACAGGATGTACCGCTCCCCCGCGCGTCCCTGCTCCGCCGCGCGCAGCATGCCGTCCGCCACGTCACGGGCGTCCGTCACGGGGGCCCCACCCTCGAAGACGCCGGGCAGCTTGCCCTGGAGGAAGTCCAGCACCAGTTGCCCGCTCCCCGTGGGCGCCGCGTCGTACGGGCCGAACATCCACCCCGGCAGCACTTCCACTACCTCCATGGGGCGCAACTCGGGCGCGAGCGCATGGAGGCGCTCGCTCGCGACCACCTTGCTACGCGCGTACAGGTTGGTCTGTGCCAGCCGGTCCGGAGGGGAGCTCTCGTCCCCGGGGCCACCGTCCTTCGCGCGGCCAATCACGCTCGATGAGCCGGTGTGCACGAAGCGGCGCACCCCGGCGCGCGACGCCACCCTCGCGAGCTGGAGGGGGGCGTGGACGTTGAGCCGCTCCAGCGCGGGCCAGTGGTCCCCGGGGCCGAAGTACTCCCGGAAGTAGGCGGCCGTGTGGAACACCACGTCGCAGCCGCCCAGCGCCGAGGCGAAGGCGTCCACGTCCTCCAAGTCCCCCGCCACCACCTCCGCGCCGGTGTCCCCCAACAGCCGCCGGGCCTTCTCCGGCGAGCGGGCCAGCGCGCGCACCTCATGGCCCCGCTCGCGCAGCAGCCGCACCAGGTTGACGCCCAACAGCCCCGTGCTTCCCGTCACGAACGCCTTCATGCCGCCTCCAATCTGAACAGTGCTCAAATCAAGTAACGGTTCATCTAAGCGGTGTCAAGATGAGCGTCCGGAGCCCGGGGGCGGTAAGGAGGGGGAAGCGATGGCGCAGCGAGGCACGGGTGAAAAGAGGCGGGCTCGGTACCACCACGGCGACCTGCGGCGGGCGCTGGTGGAGGCGGCGCTCGAGGTGTTGGCGCGGGAGGGCGTGGCGGAGCTGTCGCTGCGCGAGGTGGCGCGGCGGGCGGGTGTCAGCGCGGCGGCGCCCTATCATCACTTTCCGGACAAGCAGTCACTCCTGGCGGCGGTGGCGGAGGAGGGCTTCGTCGCGCTGAACGCGGCGATGAAGCAGGCCCGGGAGGCGAGCGGCGGCTGGGCGGAGCGCCTGGAGGGGATGGCGGCGGCCTACATCCAGTTCGCGGTGACGCACGTGGCGCACTACCGCGTCATGTTCCTGCCGGAGCTGAAGGAGCCGCGCTTCGAGGAGTACCACCGCCTGGGCACGGAGTCGTTCGAGCTGATGCGCGGCGCGGTGGCCGAGGCCCGCCCGGAGCTGTCCGAGCCGGACACGTGGGTGGTGGCGGTGTCCGCCTGGAGCGCGGTGCATGGCTTCACCTCGCTGTGGACGGAGGGGTTCCTCGGGCATAAGGCGGCGCGCCTGCCGGAGCTGGAGGGGATGGGCCGCGCGGTGGGCGTCTCCGTCGCGAGCCTCGTCCTCCACGCGCCCGCCACGAAGCGCTGAGCGGGTCAGCGCTGCCGGGCCAGGCGCAGCCGCCACGGCGTGAGCGGCAGGCGCACGCTGGTGCCGGCCACGAGCCACGGCCAGGGGGCAGCCGGGCATCGCGGCCATCGCCGGCTTCGGTCTGCGAGCGCTCAGCAGCCTCCGCCGACCACGCTTCGGCATCCTTCCCTGCCGGCGGGCACCAGCCTGTTGCTTCAGGTCATCGATGACTCGGGCCACCCGGTTTCAGGTGCGGCCGTCTCCTCCCGGGAGGCGCTCTTCCCCGTCGACAGCACCGGCCACCTGCTCCTGGAGAATCTTCCGTCCGGGCGCTTCCTGGCCCGCGTGGACGCGCTCGGCTTCACGTCGGCCACGGCGGTGATGGAGTTGCAGAAGGGGACGCACGTGGGTGCGCAGGTGAAGCTGCTGCGGCTGCCCGACCCGCTTCCCTTCCAGGCCGAGGCGGGCGGCATCCTCGAGACGCCGCAGGTGCGCGTCACCCTTCCCGCGAGCGCCGTCGTGGATGCACTCGGCCAGCCCGTCACCGGCACCGTGAATGTCACCATCGCCCCGTTGGACCCCACGCGCCAGCTCGGCTCCATGCCGGGCCCGCTCGAGGGCACCTCCGCGGTGGATGGACAGCCGGTGCAGCTCGAGAGCTTCTTCATGGCCGAGGTGGGCCTGTGGAGCAATGGCGCTCCCGTGCAGCTCGCGCCGGGGAAGTCCGCTACCCTGGAGTTCCTCCTGCCGGAGGCCCTGGCCAGCCAATTCCATGAGGGGGATACCGTGCCCGCGTGGTGGTTCGACCTGGACGCGGGCCAGTGGCGCGAGGAGGGGCAGGGCACCGTCCAGCCCTCCTCGACCCAGCCGGGAAGGCTGGCCTGGGTCGCCCAGGTGAAGCACTTCACGTGGTGGAACTGCGACATGCCCTGGACGGACAAGAGCTGCGTCAATGTGCTCTTCGTGGACGGCGCGGGAGCACCCGTCGCGGGCGCCGCGGTGAGGGCCGAGGGGCTCAGCTACTCGGGAGACAGCGGGATCTCATACACCGGCGCCGATGGCCGGGTCTGCGTCGAGATCAAGCGAGGCAACACGGCGAGAATCGTCGCGCTCCAGGGAACGCTCAGCTCGGATGGGGTGGCGGTGACGGGTTCGTCGACGGCGGCCGTCTGTGGTGGCAGCGGCCCCTGTACCGACGTCCGGCTCGTCGTGCGAGGCCCCGTCTGCGCGCCGGGTGCCTATCAGGCTTGCCCGTACACGGGGCCCGCTGGCACTGAGGGCCAGGGGTCGTGCCGGGCAGCCCGCCAGCGGTGCAACGTCTCGGGGGCGGAGTGGAGCGCCTGCGCGGGGCAGGTGTTGCCCACGGCCGAGAGCTGCCGGACTCCTTTCGATGATGACTGCGATGGGACGGTGAACGAGGGCTGCTCCTGTTCCGACCTGATGGGTCTGCCCTGCTATGGCGGCTCCTCGGGGACGCAGGGGGTGGGGGCCTGCCACGCGGGGACGGTGAGGTGCGACAGCTTCGGCAACGTCGTCTGTTTGGGGCAACAACTCCCAAGGCCGGAGAACTGCTCGACGCTCGAGGATGAAGACTGCAATGGCAGGAGCGAGGGATGCGAGCCCGTGTCCCCATGGTTCTGGCAGCTGGACACGACCTGCTCCTCCACGTCGAAGCCGCTGGGCGTGGCCGTGGACCGCCAGGGCAACACGCTGACCCTGAACAGCCTCTCGGGCACCGTCACCCTCGGCGGCACCGCCTTCACGGGAGACGAGGGCGATATGCTCCTGGTGAAGGTGGATGGGAAGGGTCACCCCACCTGGGCCCAACTGATCGACATCTACGCGCGCTCCGCCTACCTCGCCACGAAGGAGGGCCTCGCCGTGGACGCGGCGGGGAACGTGGTGGTGTCGGGGTCGTTTTCCGGAGACCTGAAGGTGGGAGGGATTTCGCTGGCCAATTACGCCCCTCCGAAGACCTTCGTGGTGAAGTTCGCTCCCGATGGCAGCCCGTTGTGGGCCCAGACCTTTGGTGGGGAGCTCGGCAGTGCGGCCGTGGCCACCGACGCCGCTGGCAACATCGCCCTCCTGGCCATTCCCAGCGGCAGCGGATTCTACGTGGCGAAGCTCGATGGGAACACGGGAGCGACTCTCTGGAGTCGGTTCTTCGTCGGCCCGGTGGCATTTGCCACCGCCATCGACATGGATGAGGAGGGCAACGTCCTGCTGGCGGCGGACATGTTCGCGGAGATCGACCTCGATGGAATCGTGCTCCGCCCTCCCGCGGCAGCGACGTTCGCGTTCGTCACGAAGTTCGACGGCGCCACGGGCAAGGCCCGCTGGGGCCGGGTCGTGGCAAGGGTATCGGGGGAGGGAGGCGTACCGCTGTACTTGAAGGCCGCCAGGGCCGGCAAGATATGGGTGCTCACACCGCAATCGGGAGGCACGCGGCTGGTCGCGCTCTCCTCGGAGGGCGAGGAACTCTGGGCTCGCGGCACCTCGGCGTACCTGGACTCCCTGCATCTGGGAACCGACGCCTCGGGCAATGCCCGGGTCTCCGGGGCGTTCTCGGGCAGTGTCGACCTGGGCGGTGGGAGCCGCGCGTCCAGCAACCCCGCCGCGTTCGTGGCCTGGTACGACCCGGCGGGCAATTACTTGAAGGACCGCGTCTACCCCACGGCCGAGGGAGGTGGAGGGCACTCTGGGGGTGTTGGAACAGGCGTTGACCTCGAGGGAAGCGTGCTATTGGGAGGATGGTTCACCGGCGCCGCGAACTTCGGGCTGGGGCCGGTGAACGCGTGCTCCGACACCACCTTCGTGTTGAAGATGGAGCCCTCCTCTACGCCCTGAGCCCACGGGACCGGCGTCACGCCCGTCAGGAATGCGCGGGCGGACGCCACTTCACCTTCATCCTCAGGCCCTCGACGCCCGAGAAGGGTGTCAGCCGATGCGTAGGCGACGTGGTGTCGGAACGAGTTTCGACCTTACCCATTTTTTGGGGGCTTTGGGCACAAGTACGAGCGGTGAACTGGCAGTACGAATCTCCATCTGGATAACAACACCCAACACTGTAAGTGCACAGAAGGACGTGCCTTCGCCGTCCTTCTGTCACCCAGTTCGCTCATTACGCGCGCCTGGTGCTACTACCATTCGACGCTTGAAATCACGAATCGGCGTAGCGCCATGTTGGTCATGGCGGCCAAGAATGCCCATACCAACTAAAGAACAGATCAGTCGGTATACAGGCAATGCCCACCGTGAAGGTCTGGGCGGTTTGGTCCAACGTATATTCCACCATAGGGACAACTCTTGATGGTGGTGTAGAACGTGTAAAGAACCGTCCCATTCAACTCGCGCAGGCAAACACCGCCATGAAGATCCGGCATGTTTGGCCCGGCGTAAACCCAGCCAGTGCCGCAGTTTTTGGTTAGAGTGTATCGCGAAGTGAGTATGCACTGCGGACCGGTGTACAAGCACACGCCACCATGCTCCTCCGGTTTGTTCGGACCCACATAAACGCCATCATATCCGCAGTCTTTTGTTGTTGTGTGCTGCGATACAATGTCACAAGAGTTGCCGAGTGCTTGCTTTTGAGAAACAATCACATCGACCAATTCTGTTGGCCCATCCACCGATCCTGCGGGCTCCTCACCGCACGAACTGACTGTTACAGCAAGCACACACAAACGCATTGCCTTGATCGCGGACACGTATCGCCTCCAATGCCAACGTGGACACCACAGCGATTGTCTTGTTGCTGTGGGTAAAATCGTATGCTTGCCTTAAACGAAGAAGGATGCATCACTCATTGTTAGCGTAGTGGGAGAATTTCTTCGCCACTGTTCTTTCTTTAACCTTGCGCAAGTTCCTTTGGGGCGGGGCGACACAGCGCCCCCCCCAGTTGGCTAGAGTTCTTCGGACTCACGAATCATTCAGGACTCCATCGCTCCGGTCGCCAAACGGGAGCGGTGCGGCGGACGCGCCTCTGTGGCGCGTCTGCGGGCTGAGGGACAATATCCTACTGGCGAGCAGGGCAGTCGACTGCCCTAAGTAGCAGCCATGGTCGCTGCACCTATCTGGTCTGTTTCAGCAGCACTGGCTACGTCATCTGCTAGGGTGGACCTTGGAGGTATCCACCCTGGCCCGACTTTTCCCGTGGCTACCGCTCGCGCTCCTGATGAGCGCCACCGCGGCAGCGCAGCCCCAGCCCCCCACCCGTGAGCGCCAGGAGCGGCGCGTCACCCTTCCCAGCAACCCCGAGGAGCCCGGGCCGGAGGTGCGCGTGGCCGCCGGCATCGCCACGTACCTGCGCTTCGACATGCCCGTGGACAGGGCCGCGGTGGAGGTGGAGGGACGCCCCGTCCGCTTCAAATGGGTGGAGGCAGGAGACACCCTCATCGGCCTGGAGCCCTCGGTGGACTTGGGCGCCGAGGAGAAGCTGGTGGTGCGCGTGCGCTACCGGGACGGTGCCTCCCCGGCCCGGGCCACGCTCACGCTGGTGACGCGCCCCGGGGTGGTCGACAAAGAGGTGGAGGTGGTGCGCCGCCCGCGCACGCTGGAGGCGCTGGAGGCCGCGCTGGTGGAGAAGGAGGCGGAGCTCGCAGCGCTGAAGGCCCAGTGCGGGGTGGGTGGGCACGCCGGGCTCGTCTTCTCGG
This portion of the Cystobacter ferrugineus genome encodes:
- a CDS encoding DUF2381 family protein; translation: MSATAAAQPQPPTRERQERRVTLPSNPEEPGPEVRVAAGIATYLRFDMPVDRAAVEVEGRPVRFKWVEAGDTLIGLEPSVDLGAEEKLVVRVRYRDGASPARATLTLVTRPGVVDKEVEVVRRPRTLEALEAALVEKEAELAALKAQCGVGGHAGLVFSGQLDVDGVRARRLEGERTTPQNGLEYMGGEAYRAARWALAVVRLRNLPGQPPWVPGTARLAREDGTSVKVLSMAMDKAQLAPGEEGLVAVETEAHLWKAKDVLRLELVDKSGHRHLSIPNVKQ